The sequence below is a genomic window from Corythoichthys intestinalis isolate RoL2023-P3 chromosome 12, ASM3026506v1, whole genome shotgun sequence.
aacgttgtgccgtactgcttgtgtctgacaatgaatgacctgaaaaaaactacgatggtatctgactgccactgttaccgtttctgttatatatatacgtatataaaacaactttagtaagggggaagttaaaagtaaattaaaagtgttcgttggctgtcactgagtagcatttgcgaccgctacacaaagctaactaagttacccccaagaacgttaagagacgtaggaccaccagaggatatataagaaagacagggctgatggtaaaggatagcttgttgaaaccggagaatgtcattgtcagtcgcgtcgattaaaaaaaagctaaagctatacttaggtcggctcgttttttttcgtctttttcagccttcgacgctaaagccatctctttaactgaacatttttatgttcttccacatctatgccagtcaatttggcaccaggcacatcattttcggagcgaattggtaggtttagccctgtaaacatctccttcgtacacgatttccattcatttcctattagggacaaatggtGGCTTGTCCTTGCATAGCAACCGTAGCtaatgccatgaatattaatgagcggaagtgacgtgttgcttgcggtacgccattgggcggcaccagtcaggagggcggagttgtgacgtcacgtggataGGGtctataggtggagtttgacttctgTGGGAGGGGGGAGCAAAAAATGTTGCCTTTTCAATGAGGTTGGGACCATCATTtgtattgcattgaatgaggtgtgtccaaacttttgctcTGTATGTGTtctatcctcggttcaagctcagttgttgaagcttttggaagcttaggtttaaataaattctaaatatccattttgactcctcagctgtagttttggctaagcacagCAAAGGACCGTCTCTCATGTgcttgtcacatgatctgttcgaaaaataatttggacccattatgcgaTACTtggaaggattcttgttcatttctttCGTTTTTGTTATTTGTCGTATTGCTTTACAACCTTTATAGACAGCATACCTAGACAATGGCTaggtatttattttaaaggggaacttcAGAACTTTTGCCAttcggcttaatcttcgagttaacgGGGGATTAAtttgtcgttggagttgatttgaacaaattccgtgcagtttgtcagttatttgttagtttcacagctccggagtggctgagctagcgcgagtcaatggaggTTGAAATcatctccatcgactaattaaaccccagctaactcgaagattaagccttgtgtgaaaaactcaattgcATGCgaagacatttttctgttgtcattcttatgttgaggtagCAAAGGGAGGAAAAATTGgtcaaaagtaactgataaattccttttaaagtaacttagttactttgataataatcaGTGACTAGTTTACTTTTTTGAAGCATAATCAGTAATCGGtagttaaattactttttcaagtgatcagtgacaacactgaaaacgacattatgaaataaaagggatattgtgaaaaaatgcattatgaaattaaaaaaaaaaacaacactttgtGAAAAACGGTTTATTtcctgtaaaatatttttttcttattttacaaCGTAAGGGCCACGTTACACAATTTATCTGTTATTTATCAAAATTGTAttaatttcaaaatgttgtttttatttattcaatcatGACCCTTTTGGGTTTCCATACAAAATGGGTTAATGTTActgtaaaatgtttgaaaactaAGATTTGGTACGTCAGTTTTTCTTCTAATgcttttgatgcatttaacaccACACATACCAAAAATACGTaacatatattattatttaaaaatgtccaAATACAAGCGTTTGAACCtttcatcacgttaaaatgtacTTCTTTCCTCCACTTTTAAGGGCTAtacaactgaaaaaaacttAAGAGGAGTCTACAACCCAGTCCTGCCTGCATAATATGtgcctaaaagctagcaaacaaggcaacaaaAGTACCAAAAGAACCTTAAAACTAAAGCAAAGAAGAAACcattcacgattggagaagaatttattatgcctgcgaccaaggacagttttaggagaggccgcagttaaaaaaaaaagttgattaagCGGACATTTTCCCTACACTTAATGGTTGTTTTTAACCTTGTTGtagtttatatttactgtaattttctggcaCAAATTACCGGTCCATGAAAAAAGGCCCGTATCACACtggtctgtggtgcaaaaaaaaggagggcaatagtacagtataataataggaGTTCATGAAGATGAAATTGTgcttagaaaaaatatataaaatataaaccatttttaatcagacattgtaagcagttactcacaatgttactcattacttgagtattcttttcaatgaataactttttaaattgtactttgtaaatttttggatgactagttttacttttacttgagtaatattatttagaagtcacGCTACTATTACATAAGTGGAATTTTTGGCAACTCTACCCGCCACTGGCTCCGacgcaaaatggccgacaagtgaCAACGCCCTTCCCATTGGCTTACAAAGCTCACTAGACATCTAGTCTTGTATGTGGGATATCTATGATGATGAAGGCAAAGAAGAAGAAGCAAGCGAAGAAGAAggagaaaaaagaagaagagaCAAAATGTCGACCTCAATGTTATTCTCAAGGCAACTATGGAAGTTAAAGGTAATGACCGCTCCACTTTCGAAAGAACTTTACGTGTCGTGTGGAATGATTGCCATTGCTTACGACTTAATAAATGTTTGCATCCAGTCTGAGTCCAATATGATTTGTACTACAGATAAGAATTGTAGCTAGAATCATTAATTACAGACACAGCATTTATTAACAcatgatgtatgtatgtatataggtAAACCATTGAATGCAATTTTTCGAGGGATAAGTTAAATTGTCATCGCTGCAAAAAACTAAGTTTTACAATTATTAATATATAAGTAGGAGTTAGGTCCGTAATGAACAATGTAAACTAATTTTGCGTTGCACACCTGCGGCCGTCTATATTAAACGACTGAGATATGTGTCCTGTGATGTGGATGTTGTAAACCTGAACCATGTCTTTTTATTCATTGCAAGTTGGTTCAGTCCTTCTGGAGTAATTTAAGGAGTTTGTTACAATAAAAATGACTTCCCCCTGACAGAAGAACCTATTTTGTTTGCTGTGTTTCAGGAAGATAAGAATTTAGAATTGGTTCTGAATGTTacatagctttttttttgttaaatttacaagtgcagggaaaaagggGCCTTtcacatggtgacgctccaagaatacggcaaatttcatgttgcatttacatggttccgtcttGGTTCAGTCTCCATCCGAACGATGTCGCAAtttcgcatgaaaacgatgtagtaataATGCCAGGcgctagagggcagtgcagttttacaaggcgacaggcaATGATGCacttcagcccggaagacaacatacctgcCTACTTAAAGCAATGgcttttttattcattcattcattcattttccatgctgcttttcctcacgagggttgcggaggtgctggagcctatcccagctaactacgggcagtaggcaggggacaccctgggaTTTTTTTGCTATTATTACGgtagtagggttgggcatcgtttgaaattgaacgattccggttccaattccatgtttcgattctggttctgaacgattctcgattcagattccgttaagaggcagggtaaaaaaaatacacaaaaaagaggcagggtcaaaacATATAAagcttaaaaatatattaaatttatattaatatcttctgcatgattttttttaaattatctgaATTtaagattattatttttattattcattattaagACAATATGAAATTTacgaattatatgaacttctcacagggctatttttaacttatatatacagtaaatatcagtctttgaacttgaatgtgatgaagttCTTACCACAGGCGTGCacgttcacaaagatgtttatttttcaaaagctcacggagaaaacatttacaagtattcttttgccatatatgtatcttagctgggagctacgagcctacgacgaagcattagtataaattattctattgattataatttgtagATCTtctaatactgttgattttaacagaggcgtctactgctttaagatggcggctgtttactaatgccagcgagtctgtaatttcgcatctagtcctctgTACACGTACCAACGTTGCcgactgtcatttcgcatctagtttgatatacatgtgatatcgaccatagcccgacgtaaaaatgtgatttattcTCTTACTATTTtccaaccatccatccatccatccatccatccctccctccctccctccctactTACTTAATCCAGGGTCGGATCGCGGGAACCGCAGAAGACAGGCGTAactattgttttacttacctttttGACTGGTGAAAGGACCAGCGCGGCACTCAGCTATGCTACTCGGCACTTGAAGCCTGAGGTGTTTAATCATACTGGtcatgcagccacctttgcGTGATATACagtagttgtgttgcaaatgtagCACTGagctggtcttttttttttttttttgtaaagttgaGCCAAACATTTGAGCACCGCCGCACCGCTTCCATAGTTGTAATCAAGTTACAGTGCACAAACACgcgcttcttgtggcttcttcttcgtggtgttcggcagcaatttttttccgctcggcggtcagtgcatcgaaacatggaatcgaaatttaaaaatttgaacggttccgggaccatcggagtgttagaaccgggtccCATCAATGCCCGATGCCCTACCCTAATTGTTAGTCTAGCCAAAAGTTGAAAGCAATCAGTATTTCCCAGTAATTGCTCatttaccaaacaaaacagCTGAACTGGGCTATTGGCTAAATGTCGTTTTGCCAACTGGCTCTCTtctagacttactgaccagaaaagcaaAGTTGCTTTGCTTTAGACTGGCCATTCCGTAGCAaatgctaacacgaatgctACGCTAGGGCTAGGAGTTACATGTAGCATCTGATCACTCAGCATAGACATTTAAAGGATAAAACAgcattgcatattttctcttgccaagataagaaaacaatttttacagtgtttccaaacaagaaagatggagcacagcctagctttcgacacatcctaaactccggcGAAGCGAGTGAGGGAGAGgggcagcacatctcacatgagtgacacatcccagtcactgctacgatgcaagctgatgTACTCCACGTacgatatgaaaatgtcacgcattgtgaatgaCAGAAAccatgtcgcattttcgtctcgtcacctcatcagacaaaaactggcctttttctcgttatgttctagtgTCCGAAGCCACGTCTTTAGCTCGTCATCATCGTGAAAAGATTGTtcgtcaacaaaatattttcgttatcatcattGTTGAGAAAGCAACACTGCTTTGTTGTAATAGGGTTCTATCTATGCGTGAACAACCACTGCTAGTTTCAGAGCAACTGTAGTTATTTCAGGTTActcaataatttcaacaatgggGACTTTTCAAAGTAATGAcatgatgattaaaaaaatgtgcagatTTGATCTTTTCCTGATAGGTTGttctttatatctttatgtataTGTGAAATTTGAAGTTGCTCTGATGATTACATATAATGCCATGCCTTGCCATATTTTCTGGTACAAGAACTGTGCCTAAATGATGTCAAAGGTCAAGTTGTCAGGTCAGATGTCAAGTGCATGACGTTCATGTTACATTGTTTTAGAAAGGAGGAAGCTATAGACCTCAGAATACCATACAAACTGTCaactagaggtgcaacaattaatcgtttattcaacaactaatcgattagcaaataatcgacaactattttgatcaccaattaatcgtttaagaacttcttcaccttaaactagcctaaattcttgaaattatgacatacatataacttctccgttgtaaatattagatttcttcattatattttagttaagtcaaagtaggatgtgaccaaaaatctgcttttactttgaaaaaaacagtaattcacatttttgccaatttttggacatcttactgtccaaactagcttcttaataaggctgcaacaactaatcgtttaaattgattaataaattGCCAAGgaattgaaggaaatagtcagccattttttcttcatttttacttccaacatgcctaaaatcacttcaaggtaaattgtgaaggtactgtcattgaaaaaagtgacatgtaTCCATTTAATTGTCCGATTAATcggtcatgaaaaaaagtgttagtTGCAGCCCAAATGTAAATGTAAACTAATGTCTTTTACTGGATGTATTGTGTTTGTAGTTACATGCTGTGTTTGGCTCTTACCAatattgtgcttttttttttgtagtgttACCAGTTGGGAACCTGGGGCACCCTGAGGACTCGCATTTCTGCTTTGTGCACCACTAACAGTGGAGAGGTTTCAAAGACTGCTGAAAAGCGTATGTAGGAAtgttaaatatttcaatttttgtggCACATTTTGATAATTTCCATTTTTAGTTTTAACTGAAGCTGTAGTATATTCTCGCATGatctgtggggggggggggatccatTAAAATTTTTTGGCTAATTTTGCTAATTTTTGTGTTTGACTGAAGCCGTTGAACAACCTTGCATGATCTGTGGAAAAATAATGCACCTGACCTCAACTTTGAGCTCTATGGCAAAGCTGTTAATTACTTATCAGAAAACTCAAGATTCTCATCAAATTACAGATTGTGAGTCAAGGATCggattattattctgatttcaaaaatgatatgaatgaatgaatatacatATACGTTATGCATACATACGTGCTTAAAcgtcgcctcacagttctgagatgaaTCCTTGCCAGCCCTCCTTTGGggaatttgcatgttctccctatgAATTGTGTGGCTTTTCTGCAGGTCTTCCTATATTTTCTCCCAAATCCCATTGAATGATTCCAGGACCTCATTTGAATGatcacctatgttttttttttttttttgaaggaggAAGGGGGTTCTAATTGCATCTTCCTTTGCTCTTCCCAAATAAAGGCTATGCAAGAGACACACtgttatagtaaaaaaaaaatgcaataacccTTGTGACTTGCTCATTAACACACacgttattttttcaaaaaatgtgttttacttCTCATACTGTAGTATATCTTTAACTTCACACTGAATAAAAACAAGGTAAACAAACGTGTTTTCATTGTTAAGAGGGCACCCGGTGAATTTTCATCACACATTAAaatcacaaacagttttcattgtaTAACATGCCtcaattgttttattatttttcattttatttatttatttttttttaaatatgtaaccTTTTGTTGTATTTCGCTCAGCAGCAAATGATCCAGATGAGAGAGCAACCCTTCTAAAATACAAGACATCAGTGTCCTTCCCTATGAGGGTTTCCAACCATGGATCTCTGGGTATTGCAGCTGCAATGTCCAATACCCATGCAGGCAAAGTAGTGGATACATTGCCTATCATTGCTAATACAGAAATAGAACAAACTAAGCAGAACCCTCCCTTAGGTCAAACCCCTCACTCAGGCACTACTTTGACTGTGACAGATACACGTTCCACCACGGCAGAAGAATCTTTCATTTCAGCGACAGCCCCGGGCAATACAGCCACAACCGAGACACCCGATTGTGAATCTGGTGACCAAAAAAGTCCTGAACATCTTTCCGCATTGGTCAGTGACTCTTCTGATTCTGACTCAGATTCTGATTCTGACTCTGAGACAGACTCTCTAACAACTTCAGCCTCTGTGCAAGAAGTACCACAATTCCCACAGAATACACAAGTACAGGTTAAAGAGAAGGAAGATGAAGCTAATAAGGAGCTTATACCAGAACATGAAGCTAATTCTGCCTCTGCTACCTTGCCAGAAGAGGCAGCacatgaaaaagcatctgaaaatATCATGGAGGTAAAAAATGTTGGCGCTGTTGCGGACCAGATGGAATCTAGTCCACAATTCCAGGATTTGTCGGAAGAGTTATCAGAGATCAAACAGACAGAGTTGCAAGCTCATgctaattctgtatcagaattaAGTGAGAGTGGAACATCTCCCACAGTCCCTGGTGGTAGTGAAAATACTGCATTTGAAGCTGTGAGTAAGGTTTCTAATCCAGAACAAGACTCAACTGATGCCATTTTAGAAACCACAGTGCCCGTGTGTGCTGAAGTTAGTGCAGATACTGCACCCCTGCTTGCAGAAGATGAATCTGTCGTTCAAGGAACTGACGAGGCCGTGTGTGCTGAAGTTAGTGCAAATACTGAAACCCTGCTTGTAGAAGATGAATCTGTCATTCAAGGGACTAACGAGGCCGTGTGTGCTGAAGTTGGTGCAAATGCTGAACCCCTGCTTGTAGAAGCTGAATCTGTCGTTCAAGGAACTGACGAGGCTGCTGCATTGCCAGTGGATGATGCTGTCCCCTCTGGAGCAACTACTGATGTTGCACCCATGGTCTTGACCTCTTCGCAGAGTACTAGTGAGCTGCCGGACCCTTTGAGAGAAGAACTACAGACAGATACTTCACTTGAGGGTACACAATACAGTGTTCAATCTACTTAATCACTAACCACTTGTCTCTGGGGATCTTCTAGTCCCTGAAGATGATCATAT
It includes:
- the ndufv3 gene encoding serine-rich adhesin for platelets isoform X1 produces the protein MWDIYDDEGKEEEASEEEGEKRRRDKMSTSMLFSRQLWKLKCYQLGTWGTLRTRISALCTTNSGEVSKTAEKPANDPDERATLLKYKTSVSFPMRVSNHGSLGIAAAMSNTHAGKVVDTLPIIANTEIEQTKQNPPLGQTPHSGTTLTVTDTRSTTAEESFISATAPGNTATTETPDCESGDQKSPEHLSALVSDSSDSDSDSDSDSETDSLTTSASVQEVPQFPQNTQVQVKEKEDEANKELIPEHEANSASATLPEEAAHEKASENIMEVKNVGAVADQMESSPQFQDLSEELSEIKQTELQAHANSVSELSESGTSPTVPGGSENTAFEAVSKVSNPEQDSTDAILETTVPVCAEVSADTAPLLAEDESVVQGTDEAVCAEVSANTETLLVEDESVIQGTNEAVCAEVGANAEPLLVEAESVVQGTDEAAALPVDDAVPSGATTDVAPMVLTSSQSTSELPDPLREELQTDTSLEENAAQAPAEPEEIIDNSTYRNYQHHSYTPYTFADMDVEMAKYRLPQPSSGRSSPRH
- the ndufv3 gene encoding serine-rich adhesin for platelets isoform X2 → MWDIYDDEGKEEEASEEEGEKRRRDKMSTSMLFSRQLWKLKCYQLGTWGTLRTRISALCTTNSGEVSKTAEKPNDPDERATLLKYKTSVSFPMRVSNHGSLGIAAAMSNTHAGKVVDTLPIIANTEIEQTKQNPPLGQTPHSGTTLTVTDTRSTTAEESFISATAPGNTATTETPDCESGDQKSPEHLSALVSDSSDSDSDSDSDSETDSLTTSASVQEVPQFPQNTQVQVKEKEDEANKELIPEHEANSASATLPEEAAHEKASENIMEVKNVGAVADQMESSPQFQDLSEELSEIKQTELQAHANSVSELSESGTSPTVPGGSENTAFEAVSKVSNPEQDSTDAILETTVPVCAEVSADTAPLLAEDESVVQGTDEAVCAEVSANTETLLVEDESVIQGTNEAVCAEVGANAEPLLVEAESVVQGTDEAAALPVDDAVPSGATTDVAPMVLTSSQSTSELPDPLREELQTDTSLEENAAQAPAEPEEIIDNSTYRNYQHHSYTPYTFADMDVEMAKYRLPQPSSGRSSPRH